The Syntrophus gentianae genome contains the following window.
TGATGAGTGTACGGGGTGCCTTGCCTGCGTAAACGTTAGGTGTGCTTCTTTGTTATGTGAGACGGACCAGGAAGGTTTTATCCGACCTGTTGTCCAAGAAAGTTGCACCAATTGTGGACGTTGCTCCAAGGTATGCCCAAAGCTTGTGGTGAAAAGGGCTTCCAATGATTATAAAGCCCGATACTATGCCTGTGCCGCAAAGGATCAGGATGTCCTTATGCGAAGCTCATCAGGTGGACTGTTTTCCCTTCTTGCTCGGCAAGTGCTGAAAAAGAAAGGGATCGTTTATGGCGCTGCATTTAATGAGAATATGCACCTGGAACATATTGCCGTGGATACCGAAGATAAACTTCCTCTTCTATGCGGGTCAAAGTATCTTCAGAGCGATATTGACGGGTGTTATTTTCAGATCCAGAAGTTGTTGCAGGAAGGGCGTACCGTTTTATTCTGTGGGCTTCCCTGTCAGGTGGATGGCCTTAACTGCTATTTAGAGACAGACAATTTCGAAAGGCTGATAACAGTCGATATTTTATGTAAAGGGGTTCCATCTCCCGGTGTTTTTTCAGCTTTTATAGCTCAGCAGGAAAAGAACGTCGGCAGAAAAATAGTTAACGTTACGTTCCGCGATAAATCGTCTGGTTGGGGTAACGCCATCATGGGGATTTATTTGAGCAATGGGATCGTTATCAAGCATCCACTCACTCAAACAACCTTTGGTGCTGCCTTCTCCACCAATTTAATTATGCGTAAGAGCTGTTACCAGTGTTCTTATCGGAGTATGCATCGCGTTGGGGACATTACATTGGGTGATTTCTGGGGGATAGGCAAGGATAGTAATCTTTATGAAGCAAGGGAAAAGGGGGTTTCTTTTTTATCGATTAATACTTCAAAAGGGGAGGAGCGCTTCTCAGAAATAGGAGCGTCTATTAATTATGAATCGGCGGATATTTCCAACGCCATATCCAATAACAGTGCTCTTCGAACTTCTTATTATTCAAACAAAAAAAGAGAAGACTTTTTCAATAAATTTACGATTAATCCCCAGAAGGCATTAGCGCACTATACTGTAGCCCACCGTATGCTGGTATTCTTGAGAAACAGCTTAAAAGGTTTTAATCGGGTTTGATAATCGAAAAAGACGAGAGAATGCGTATAATCTACTTGCACCAGTATTTTACCACTCCAGAAAAGGCAGGTGGAACACGATCTTATGAAATGGCGCGTCGATTGGTCGCAGCTGGCCATGAAGTGCATATGGTTACTACGTGGCGGGAGCCCATAAAAAAAGCAGACTGGTTTGATACGGTTGAGGCTGGTATTCAGGTACACTGGCTGCCGGTACCATATTCAAATTATATGAATTACAATGACCGTATTCGTTCTTTCATTCGGTTCGCATGGTCCTCTGCGAAAAAAGCGGCTTCTCTGCCTGGGGATGTCGTTTTTGCCACCAGCACGCCCTTGACCATTGCCCTGCCTGCCGTCTATGCGGCACACCGTAAACGGATCCCCATGGTTTTTGAAGTCCGGGATCTCTGGCCGGAGATCCCGATCGTCATGAAGGCGATCAAGGGCAGAATACCCATTCGATTGGCTTATCGCCTGGAACGATTTGCTTATGATCATTCCGCCGCCGTTGTGGCATTGTCCCCCGGCATGAGGGACGGTGTTGCCCGTCGTGGCTATCGGGAAAAGGATATCCATATCATTCCCAACAGCTGTGATCTGGATCTCTTTCAAGTACCCAAAGATGCTGGCGAAAATTTTCGATCAAAGTATGAATGGTTGGGTGATCGGCCCTTGGTCGTATATACGGGTGCTTTCGGCCGTATTAACGGGGTTTCGTATTTTGCCAATTTAGCGGCTGAGATACAGGATCTTGCACCGGAGGTGCGCTTTCTGTCTGTCGGTGACGGGTATGAGTATAGCCTTGTTGAGTCATTGGCAAAAAAACTGGGCATTCTCAATAAAAATTTCGTCATGATGCAGGCTATTCCTAAGAATGAAATACCGGCCTTGTTATCGGCAGCGACAATGGCGACATCGTTTGTTATTAATCTTCCCGAGATGTGGTCCAATTCTGCAAATAAGTTTTTTGATGCCCTTGCGGCCGGTCGTCCCATCGCGATTAATTATGGCGGCTGGCAGGCGGATCTCATTGAAAAAGCAGATTCCGGCATTGTTTTGCCACCTGACGATATCCCCCAAGCAGCTAAACGGCTTGTCAATGCTCTGAACGATAAGAAATGGCTTGACAATGCTCGTGCTGCTTCGGCGAATTTGGCGAAAACACAATTTGACCGTAATCGGTTGGCCAAGCAGCTAGAAAGTGTTCTTGCAGAAGTTTTCAAGCGCAAAAGGATCATGAAAAGTTAAATGCAGGGATTATAGATCTTGTTAAAGAAGGCAGGACTGAAAAAAAATAGCGTTTATCAAAAAACTGGCAAGCGCATCCTTGATCTGGTGGTGGTGATCCCATCCTTGATCGTGTTAGCTCCGCTGTTAGCAATCATCGGTGAAATTGTTCGTGTAAAATTGGGTGAGCCTAGGCTATTCAGGCAATGCCGTCCTGGTATTCATGGTAAACCCTTTACAACTTACAAGTTCCGCACCATGACGGATGCGCGGGACACCGCTGGCAACCTTCTGCCAGATGCCGAGCGTCTAACAGCTTTCGGAAGTTTTTTGAGAAGCACAAGCCTGGATGAGCTACCGGAGTTGTGGAATGTACTGAAAGGTGAAATGAGTTTGGTCGGACCGCGGCCGCTCTTGATGATTTATTTGGATCGTTACACTGAAGAGCAGGCACGGCGTCATGAGGTGCGGCCGGGGATCACCGGTTGGGCGCAGATCAATGGGCGTAACGCCCTGAGCTGGGAAGATAAGTTCAAACTGGATGTCTGGTATGTTGAACATGTTTCGTTTTGGCTGGATATTCGGATCATCGTCATGACGATTTGGAAAATCCTGAAGCGTGATGGAATCAATCAACCGGGACAAGTTACGATGGAAGAATTTAATCCTCATGACGACAAGAAAGAACTTCTTGTATGAGTATGAATCAAATCGCTGTTTATGGGGCTGGTGGGTTCGGTCGGGAAGTGGCATGTACAGCAAATTCTGCCATGAGCGATGGGGAAAGTGTCGAAGTCGTCTGTTTTATTGATGATGACGAAGCGGTTTCTGGAACACTGTTGAATGATCTTGAAGTATTGACCCTTAAACAGGCAAAAGAGAAATATCCGGCTGCGCGCGTGGTTAGTGGCCTCGGCGTGCCGAAAATGCGCGAAGCCACGATAGAAAAAGCCCGTGCTGCCGGCTTCGACTTTGCGACGCTGGTTCATCGGCGAACTGAGATGTCAAAATGGATTGAAGTCGGGGAAGGGACGATCATCTGTGCTGGAAATATCCTGACGACAAACATTGTTTTAGGAAAGCATGTACAGATCAATCTACACTGTACGATCGGCCATGACGTGGTGATTGATGATTATGTCACTCTTGCTCCCGGGGTGCATGTGTCCGGCTATGTGCACATTGGTAAACGGGCGTATATTGGTACCGGTGCCGTGATTATCGGCGGCACGCGGAACAATCCCCTTACCATTGGCGATGATGTGATCATAGGAGCTGGAGCGTGCGTAACAAAATCTATAGGTTACAGAAAATGGGAGGAGTCCCCGCCCGCCCTTTACAAGAAAGAGGCGGAAGGAGATCGTTTTGAAGGCTGGACGTTTCCTGAAATCGAAGAAGGCGTACTGACCAAATACAACTGGCTTGTTCAGAATTTAAAGAATTTTTCCCTCGGTTTCAAAACAGATATTGGGGCCTTTACTTATATCAATGCGAAATATGGCGTTACCATTGAAGATTTCGTTCAGGTTGGTTCTCATTGCTCCATTTACTCCACTTCAACAATCGACAATAAAAAGGGTCCGGTTGTGTTGAAGAGGAACTGCCGAGTTGGATCTCACAGTGTAATCATGCCTGGGGTAACGGTAGGGGAAAATGCCGTGATCGGAGCGTGCAGTTTTGTGAATGTAGATATTCCAGCTAATGTCGTTGCTATGGGGATACCGGCAAGGATTACAAGAGTCTTAAAGGAACCGTAAATAAAATGAAGCAAAATATGGCGTTTGATAGGAAAAATATGGTATAAAAGATGAGAGAGATTCCCCCTTGGCCTTTTTTTTCTGCCGATGAAATAGATGCTGTGATGCAGGTTCTGCGGTCCGGGCATGTCAACTACTGGACGGGGGAGGAAGGTCGGCGTTTTGAGAGAGAGTTTGCTGACTGGATCGGAGTTTCACATGCCGTTGCGATGGCCAACGGAACTGTTGCTTTGGAGGCGGCACTGCATGCACTTGGTATCGGTCCTGGTGATGAGGTTATCGTAACGCCGCGCACTTTCATCGCTTCGGCTAGCTGTGTTGTACTCCAGGGTGCGAAACCTGTGTTTGCTGATATCGATCGAGACAGTCAGAATATTTCTGTAGAATCAATTCAGAAAGTGCTCTCACCGAAGACAAAGGCGATTATTGCCGTCCATCTTGCCGGATGGTCCTGCAATATGGACGCAATTCTAGATTTGGCCAGTCAGTATAATCTCAAAGTGATTGAGGATTGTGCCCAGGCGCACGGTGCGAAGTACAAAGGAAAGCCCATTGGATCATTCGGCCATGCATCGGCATTTTCTTTCTGTCAAGACAAGATTATGACGACAGGCGGCGAGGGAGGGATGCTCTTGACAGATGACGATGAGATCTGGTCCCTGTCGTGGGCTTATAAAGATCATGGTAAAAGTTACAATAGCGTTTACCATAAGGAACATCCCCCGGGATTCCGCTGGCTCCATGACAGCTTCGGGACGAACTGGCGCATGACGGAGATGCAGGCAGCCATCGGTCGTATTCAGTTACGGAAATTAACCCACTGGGTAGAAATCCGACGACGCAATGCTGCGATTCTTTCGGAACGGTTTGCGAAACTAGATGCCTTACGCCTAACGATCCCGCCGCCAGACGTTTTTCATTCCTATTATAAATACTACGTTTTTGTACGTCCGGAGAGATTGAAAGCTGGATGGGATCGGGACCGGATCATGAATCGAATTGTGGAGGAGGGCATCCCCTGCTTTAGCGGGAGTTGCAGTGAGATTTATCTGGAGAAAGCCTTTATGGAAAGCGAATTTCAGCAGACGGACAGGCTTCCTGTGGCGAAAGAACTTGGGGCGACCAGTCTGATGTTTCTCGTTCACCCCGGCCTTTCT
Protein-coding sequences here:
- a CDS encoding NeuD/PglB/VioB family sugar acetyltransferase, with amino-acid sequence MSMNQIAVYGAGGFGREVACTANSAMSDGESVEVVCFIDDDEAVSGTLLNDLEVLTLKQAKEKYPAARVVSGLGVPKMREATIEKARAAGFDFATLVHRRTEMSKWIEVGEGTIICAGNILTTNIVLGKHVQINLHCTIGHDVVIDDYVTLAPGVHVSGYVHIGKRAYIGTGAVIIGGTRNNPLTIGDDVIIGAGACVTKSIGYRKWEESPPALYKKEAEGDRFEGWTFPEIEEGVLTKYNWLVQNLKNFSLGFKTDIGAFTYINAKYGVTIEDFVQVGSHCSIYSTSTIDNKKGPVVLKRNCRVGSHSVIMPGVTVGENAVIGACSFVNVDIPANVVAMGIPARITRVLKEP
- a CDS encoding DegT/DnrJ/EryC1/StrS family aminotransferase; this translates as MREIPPWPFFSADEIDAVMQVLRSGHVNYWTGEEGRRFEREFADWIGVSHAVAMANGTVALEAALHALGIGPGDEVIVTPRTFIASASCVVLQGAKPVFADIDRDSQNISVESIQKVLSPKTKAIIAVHLAGWSCNMDAILDLASQYNLKVIEDCAQAHGAKYKGKPIGSFGHASAFSFCQDKIMTTGGEGGMLLTDDDEIWSLSWAYKDHGKSYNSVYHKEHPPGFRWLHDSFGTNWRMTEMQAAIGRIQLRKLTHWVEIRRRNAAILSERFAKLDALRLTIPPPDVFHSYYKYYVFVRPERLKAGWDRDRIMNRIVEEGIPCFSGSCSEIYLEKAFMESEFQQTDRLPVAKELGATSLMFLVHPGLSPDNMTTMADVVKKVIEEASR
- a CDS encoding Coenzyme F420 hydrogenase/dehydrogenase, beta subunit C-terminal domain; this translates as MAKLCSHDECTGCLACVNVRCASLLCETDQEGFIRPVVQESCTNCGRCSKVCPKLVVKRASNDYKARYYACAAKDQDVLMRSSSGGLFSLLARQVLKKKGIVYGAAFNENMHLEHIAVDTEDKLPLLCGSKYLQSDIDGCYFQIQKLLQEGRTVLFCGLPCQVDGLNCYLETDNFERLITVDILCKGVPSPGVFSAFIAQQEKNVGRKIVNVTFRDKSSGWGNAIMGIYLSNGIVIKHPLTQTTFGAAFSTNLIMRKSCYQCSYRSMHRVGDITLGDFWGIGKDSNLYEAREKGVSFLSINTSKGEERFSEIGASINYESADISNAISNNSALRTSYYSNKKREDFFNKFTINPQKALAHYTVAHRMLVFLRNSLKGFNRV
- a CDS encoding sugar transferase, whose amino-acid sequence is MLKKAGLKKNSVYQKTGKRILDLVVVIPSLIVLAPLLAIIGEIVRVKLGEPRLFRQCRPGIHGKPFTTYKFRTMTDARDTAGNLLPDAERLTAFGSFLRSTSLDELPELWNVLKGEMSLVGPRPLLMIYLDRYTEEQARRHEVRPGITGWAQINGRNALSWEDKFKLDVWYVEHVSFWLDIRIIVMTIWKILKRDGINQPGQVTMEEFNPHDDKKELLV
- a CDS encoding glycosyltransferase family 4 protein; this translates as MRIIYLHQYFTTPEKAGGTRSYEMARRLVAAGHEVHMVTTWREPIKKADWFDTVEAGIQVHWLPVPYSNYMNYNDRIRSFIRFAWSSAKKAASLPGDVVFATSTPLTIALPAVYAAHRKRIPMVFEVRDLWPEIPIVMKAIKGRIPIRLAYRLERFAYDHSAAVVALSPGMRDGVARRGYREKDIHIIPNSCDLDLFQVPKDAGENFRSKYEWLGDRPLVVYTGAFGRINGVSYFANLAAEIQDLAPEVRFLSVGDGYEYSLVESLAKKLGILNKNFVMMQAIPKNEIPALLSAATMATSFVINLPEMWSNSANKFFDALAAGRPIAINYGGWQADLIEKADSGIVLPPDDIPQAAKRLVNALNDKKWLDNARAASANLAKTQFDRNRLAKQLESVLAEVFKRKRIMKS